Below is a genomic region from Candidatus Babeliales bacterium.
AGACAACATTCAGTAAAATGGATGTTACTCGAGTACTTGATTCGTTAACACGCGTTGTAAGCCGTGCATTAAAGAAAGGTGAAAAAGTTTCCATTACAGGGTTTGGGAGCTTTTGGATTTCTTGCCGACCAGCTCGTAAAGGAATCAATCCAGCAACAAAAGAACGTATCGATCTGCCTGAAATCAGTATTCCTCGTTTTAAAGCTGGCAAA
It encodes:
- a CDS encoding HU family DNA-binding protein; translation: MNKSELINELSEETTFSKMDVTRVLDSLTRVVSRALKKGEKVSITGFGSFWISCRPARKGINPATKERIDLPEISIPRFKAGKSLREVVRSVRLN